ACGAATGTTTTAAGATTTTGAGGTTGGCTGTAAAGAATCAGAAGCTAGAGGGAACTCTAGAGCTACCTGGTTCTACTTGCGGAAGACTAGCTGTACACACAGAGCTGTAGAAGATTATGCGAATTTTAGTCACAGGTGGTGCGGGTTTCATTGGCTCTCACCTCATCGATCGATTAATGAATCAGGGACACGAAGTTCTCTGCTTGGACAACTTTTACACAGGGCACAAGCGGAACATCTTCCACTGGTTGGACAATCCTTATTTTGAGTTAATCCGCCACGATGTAACCGAACCGATTCGCCTTGAAGTTGACCAGATCTATCATCTAGCTTGTCCAGCATCTCCAGTTCACTACCAATATAATCCTGTTAAAACGATTAAAACCAATGTGCTGGGAACTATGAATATGCTGGGCTTAGCCAAGCGCGTTAAGGCACGGTTTTTACTTGCCTCAACCTCCGAAGTCTACGGCGATCCCGAGATTCATCCTCAAACTGAAGAATATCGCGGTAGCGTTAACACGATTGGGATTCGGAGTTGCTACGACGAAGGCAAGCGAGTCGCAGAAACCTTGGCATTCGACTACCACCGTCAAAATGATGTCGATATCCGTGTCGTGCGGATTTTTAACACTTACGGGCCCAGGATGCTCGAAAACGATGGTCGAGTCGTTAGCAACTTTATTGTGCAAGCGCTCCGAGGGCAACCTTTAACCATCTACGGCGAAGGTTCCCAAACTCGCAGCTTTTGCTACGCCTCTGACTTAGTTGAGGGCATTATGCGATTGATGAACGGCGACCAAAAGGGCCCTATGAACTTAGGGAACCCCGGCGAATACACCATTCTAGAACTGGCAAAAGCGGTTCAGCAGATGGTTAACCCTGATGCTCCGCTTAGGTTTGAGCCTCTTCCCCAAGACGATCCGCGTCGTCGTAAGCCTGACATCACCAAAGCCCAGTCTTGGCTAGGGTGGGAACCTACTGTTTCCCTTATGGAGGGCTTAAAGCTGACGATTGAAGACTTCCGCCAGCGGATGGGTGAGGATGCTGTGCAAAATGGCTCAGTGTCGGCTCCTAGAGTTTAGAGCGTTAGTTGACTGACAAATCTGTGGAAGGAGGGCGATCGCCCTGCGGCTTTTGAAGCGATCGCCCCTTATCTTCTCCCATCTAGTTTCCTGATTTCTTGTTTCTGTCATCGAACTTAGTTGTTTATCATTGAGGATTAACTCCATGCGCGTTTGTGTCATTGGTACTGGATATGTTGGCTTGGTTACAGGCGTTTGCCTCGCTCACATTGGACATCACGTCATTTGCGTAGACAACAATGAGGAGAAAGTGAAGCTGATGCAATCTGGGCAGTCCCCGATTTTTGAACCGGGACTTTCAGAATTAATGCAAGGCGCGATTCAAGCTCAAAATATTGAATTCACCACTGATTTGGCGGCTGGAGTTTCCCACGGTGAAATTCTATTTATTGCAGTAGGTACGCCTCCTTTGCCCACCGGAGAAAGTGACACTCGCTATGTCGAAGCAGTTGCTAGAGGCATTGGTGAACATCTCAATGGCGGCTACAAAGTTGTGGTCAATAAATCTACGGTGCCCATTGGTTCAGGCGACTGGGTGCGAATGATTGTCTTAGACGGGATCGCAGAGCGGCAGAAGTCATTGGTTCCTGCTGGCGGCGGCATCAGTGACATAGCGGCAGATTTTGATGTTGTTAGTAATCCCGAATTTCTGCGGGAAGGGGCGGCTGTACTGGATACCTTTAATCCAGATCGGATTGTGCTAGGAGGCAACAGCCCACGAGCGATCGCCATGATGAAAGAACTCTACGCTCCGATTGTTTCCCGCGAGTTTGCCCAAGACAAATCCTTGCCTACCGTTCCGGTTGTTGTCACTGACCTTAGCTCAGCAGAAATGGTCAAGTATGCCTCGAATGCTTTCTTAGCGACCAAGATTAGCTTTATCAACGAAGTCGCAAACATTTGCGATCGCGTGGGTGCAGACGTAACTCAAGTCGCTAAAGGCATTGGGTTGGATTCTCGCATTGGTAGTAAATTTCTTCAAGCAGGAATTGGTTGGGGGGGGTCTTGCTTTCCTAAAGACGTATCGGCGCTTATCCATACCGCTGATGATTATGGTTATGAAGCCCAGTTACTCAAGGCTGCCGTTAGTGTGAATCAACGGCAACGCCTGATTGCCATCGAAAAACTACAGCAAGCACTCAAAATCCTCAAAGGAAAAACTGTTGGACTCTTAGGGCTTACCTTTAAGCCAGACACTGACGACCTCCGCGATGCACCTGCGCTGGATTTGATTGAACAACTGCATCGTCTGGGCACCAAGATTAAAGCCTTCGATCCGCTGGTTTCCCAAACCGGAATGCGTCATGGCTTGTCAAACGTGATGGTAGAAACCGATGAGGAGCGCTTAGCAGATGGCTGCGATGCCCTTGTCCTCGTGACTGACTGGAAGCAATTCCGAACCTTAGATTACGACAAAATGGCAAAGTTAATGAATAACCCTGTCATGATCGACGGTCGAAATTACCTTGACCAAGAGACTTTAGAAAAGGCAGGGTTCCGCTATATCGGTATTGGTCGCTAGTCAGTTCCCTCTTCCCATCTTCCACCCTCAGATTCTTACAATCTGGGGGTTTTTAGTGAGCAATCATAGTGAGAATTTTCGGAACATAAAGTTGGTATAAACTTGCGATCGCTTTATATCAGAAAAGCCGTATTTATACGTAGAATAAAGCCATCATTTAGCAACCTTTAAGATCGCTCATGCTGCCGCAGGTTATCAATCAACAATCAGGACAACTATTCAAGTTTTGGCGTAACGGAGTTTATACCGGAATGCGTCATGGCAACGACCTCTACGCCTGCTACCGCACCTATCCTATAGAAGGCAGATTGAAAGCCTATGACTTAGGATGTGGACTTTTGTTAGAAGGCATCCAAACTTGCATTACTTGCTCGGCTTTTCATTACATCGTTTGGATCAGCCTTCGCGCTCCCTTGCCATTAAGTCCTCACGGTCGAAGTTCTTCGGCACTATAGGGTCAAGCTTTAGTTGCCAAACAGGACAGTACTCTGTTACTTGTGGAAAGCTACCCTTTACAAACTGCGTTTCATGAGTCTCGACGAACCCCCTACGCTGCTTCAAACCACAACCCAGACTTCCCAGCCAAATGATTTACCTAGTTTTGGATGGACAGCCTACGCTGAGCAAACTAATGGGCGTTTTGCCATGATTGGGTTTATGTCCCTGCTCCTGTTAGAATTCATTACAGGTCAAGATTTCTTGACATGGATAGGTTGGCGATAGGAAAATTCACTCTGACAGCAATTAGTTGCTTTAGAACATCAATTCTGTAAATTATTTTGTAGCTAAAGCTACAGATTCGTTTTTCTTATAGTATAATTAGGGAAAAGTGATACTACAGAACGTATTCTAGGACTACTTGCTATGAACAAAAATCGTCAGGAAACCATCAAAAAAGCTGCTCAAGCTCATCAAGTTAATATGCAAAGAAACTTGCAGCGTCGATTAGAAGCTGCTCAAGCGAAAGGTGATGAAGCGCTGATTCGTCAGCTAGAAGCAGAAGCGAAGTACATTGGCTAAGCTATTGCTTCACCTGTTCTCTCTTGTGGTCATAGAATTGTTTAATAAACCCTCTCTTGCGCACGTCACAAGAGAGGGTTTACTTCATCTGTATCTTGTAAAGGCTAACGGATGCTTAGGGTGTACTGCCCTCGTCCTGTGCTGTCGTAGGTGTTAGCAATAATACGATAAGTTCCAGTAGAAGGAAGCGTTACTGTTAAGGCTGAGTTCATTGTATTTGCAGAAGCATCATCGTTTTCCGCAATTTTTTTGCCGTCCGGGTCAAGCAGAATTAGGTAGGAATCAAACTCTCGGCTTTCTAGCGAAATTGAGACGCGTTGCCCTGCGTTGCCTTGAAAAGTGTGCTCTTGGTAGGGACTACGATCGCTCTGCAAAACTCGGGAGTTTGCTCCTAAGCTGCCTTGAATTTGTAGCGGTAAACTTCCAGATGCTTGCTGAGAGGCATTGGGTCTAGGTGTCGAGCCGCTGCCACCGCCGTTAACCGTACTGCTCCCACCATTCACCGCAGCTTGGAGGCTATAACGCCCCATTTCTCGAGCACTACTGGTGTTTGCCAGAACCGTGTAGGTGCCATTTTCAGGCAAAGTAACGGTCAGCTTAGCGTTCTTTCCACCTGCACCATTGTCATCTTGTCCCAAATCGTCTCCATTGGGCGACAGCAGAATCAGGTAAGCATCTAACTCGCTGCTGGTCATTGAAATGACAATTCTTTGTCCTGCCTTCCCCTCAAACGTGTACCGAGCGTAGTAGCTATTATCGTCTTCGAGAACGCTGCTGTTAGAATCTAGTCGCCCTTGAACTGGCGCACCATTTAGCGTGATAGATTGTGCGACAAGTCCTCTTCCAGGAGTCTGAGAAGCATTACCGTTTCGCACTGCGGTTAAGAATGGCTGAATGCGATTGGTGTTAATGGCAAATCCAATTCCAATGTTGCCCGAGTCTCTAGAGATGGCGTAAATGGAGGTATTGACCCCAATCAGTTGCCCTTGACTATTGAGTAATGGTCCCCCTGAATTGCCGGGGTTAATGGCTGCATCGGTTTGAATTACGCCTCGCTCATTGTCAAGGCGGCTAACAATGCCTGTGGTAAAAGTTCCCTCTAAACCAAATGGGCTACCGATCGCAAAGGCTTTTTGCCCCACTCTGGCAGTTGCAGAAGCCAAAGGGATAACAGGAAAATTATTGCCCTGAACGCGAACAGCCGCTAGATCTAGCCCATCTCCATAGCCCACAACCCGACCTTCTAAAGTCCTGCCATCTTCTAGGCGAACTTTAACAGTACGAGAGTTACCGATGACATGAGCGTTAGTCAAAATTAAGCCATCAGCAGAGATGATGCTACCGCTACCTGTACCATCATCTGATTCAATAGAGACGACAGCAGGACGGGCATTAGCGTAGACCCGTTCGCTGGTTGCTTCATCGGCATCTTGAGCCCAGGCTTGGTGAGAATACCCAAATTGCTGAAGGCTGAGAATTTCTATAGGTGTAGCCCCGTTGAGAAAGGTGAACCCAATGGCAGTTCCTAAGATGGCAAATCCTGAAGTTGCAAATTGACGGAGTTTGATGTTCATGTTTGTCATTACATAACGATTATTGTATTGGGGACGTTAGTAGCTACTTGGGAGCGATCTCTATGAGATACCCGCAAGGGATCGCCAGTTCCTCACACCTTCTTAGCACTTCACACCTTCTATACCGATATCCAAGCTAAACGTTGAAAAATCTGTAAGAATATACGTCACTCTTCAGAAATACAAGCCAGATGCTCCCTCGATGAAGTATCTACTTCTTTATTACTGCCTATTTATCGGAGAAACTGTCAAGGTTGATCACGATTTAAAGCTTTAGGGTAAGTCTAGATAGTGTGCCCGTCATTAAATAACCAGACTCTACTACAAACTAAAAAGTGCCAAGTCTTGAACTATTGTTCTGACTTAGCACCTCTTGATAGAAATTGTTTGTTGAACTGCAAGCTTATTCGTAGTCTCTAGCGCCACCTGATTCAGGGCGATCGATGGGCTGATAGTCTACGTAGTCTGAAGATGGCTCTGATTTACGTCGCTGGCTTGATGGCGGACGAACTCTCTCAACACGAGATGAGTTAGTGCGGGCTGAATTAGAACGCTCTGAACTAGGACGGACAGAACTTTCACTAGGGCGAGAAGCGCCATCAGCACTATTCTGCCGAGGGCGACGAACAGGCTTCTCGTCCTCATCCCAAGAAGGTGTGTTGCCGGGACGATCGCCAGCTAAAGGTCGCTCAGCAGAACGATCGAGCGGCAAGGAGCGAGCCGCGCGGAGACGGGGGCGACGATCTTCCTCGTTGTCCACTATGGGGCTACCGTTTAGAGAACCTCTGGGGCGACGGGGCACGTCGCCAGCATATTCGTTACGCCGAGTCGTTCGCCGACTGCCTTCCCAATCATCATCCCGACTATCCTGCCCGCCCCGAATCCGGCGGCTGGTGCGCTGGTCTTCCAACAGCGTTAGATCT
The DNA window shown above is from Timaviella obliquedivisa GSE-PSE-MK23-08B and carries:
- a CDS encoding Ycf66 family protein produces the protein MNFNTPALLFGLILLVASIALFVFGRLKPEIQRDSDSVYAIIGMVCALILFGSAFDLSLGMSFQQLLMIGALIALMWENIQARQPKNVGARRGMLDGVWGWGSGRDMSRRGAPMVDDDRPVSRVYRAELEDLTLLEDQRTSRRIRGGQDSRDDDWEGSRRTTRRNEYAGDVPRRPRGSLNGSPIVDNEEDRRPRLRAARSLPLDRSAERPLAGDRPGNTPSWDEDEKPVRRPRQNSADGASRPSESSVRPSSERSNSARTNSSRVERVRPPSSQRRKSEPSSDYVDYQPIDRPESGGARDYE
- a CDS encoding SDR family oxidoreductase; this translates as MRILVTGGAGFIGSHLIDRLMNQGHEVLCLDNFYTGHKRNIFHWLDNPYFELIRHDVTEPIRLEVDQIYHLACPASPVHYQYNPVKTIKTNVLGTMNMLGLAKRVKARFLLASTSEVYGDPEIHPQTEEYRGSVNTIGIRSCYDEGKRVAETLAFDYHRQNDVDIRVVRIFNTYGPRMLENDGRVVSNFIVQALRGQPLTIYGEGSQTRSFCYASDLVEGIMRLMNGDQKGPMNLGNPGEYTILELAKAVQQMVNPDAPLRFEPLPQDDPRRRKPDITKAQSWLGWEPTVSLMEGLKLTIEDFRQRMGEDAVQNGSVSAPRV
- a CDS encoding UDP-glucose/GDP-mannose dehydrogenase family protein, which gives rise to MRVCVIGTGYVGLVTGVCLAHIGHHVICVDNNEEKVKLMQSGQSPIFEPGLSELMQGAIQAQNIEFTTDLAAGVSHGEILFIAVGTPPLPTGESDTRYVEAVARGIGEHLNGGYKVVVNKSTVPIGSGDWVRMIVLDGIAERQKSLVPAGGGISDIAADFDVVSNPEFLREGAAVLDTFNPDRIVLGGNSPRAIAMMKELYAPIVSREFAQDKSLPTVPVVVTDLSSAEMVKYASNAFLATKISFINEVANICDRVGADVTQVAKGIGLDSRIGSKFLQAGIGWGGSCFPKDVSALIHTADDYGYEAQLLKAAVSVNQRQRLIAIEKLQQALKILKGKTVGLLGLTFKPDTDDLRDAPALDLIEQLHRLGTKIKAFDPLVSQTGMRHGLSNVMVETDEERLADGCDALVLVTDWKQFRTLDYDKMAKLMNNPVMIDGRNYLDQETLEKAGFRYIGIGR
- a CDS encoding trypsin-like peptidase domain-containing protein, with product MNIKLRQFATSGFAILGTAIGFTFLNGATPIEILSLQQFGYSHQAWAQDADEATSERVYANARPAVVSIESDDGTGSGSIISADGLILTNAHVIGNSRTVKVRLEDGRTLEGRVVGYGDGLDLAAVRVQGNNFPVIPLASATARVGQKAFAIGSPFGLEGTFTTGIVSRLDNERGVIQTDAAINPGNSGGPLLNSQGQLIGVNTSIYAISRDSGNIGIGFAINTNRIQPFLTAVRNGNASQTPGRGLVAQSITLNGAPVQGRLDSNSSVLEDDNSYYARYTFEGKAGQRIVISMTSSELDAYLILLSPNGDDLGQDDNGAGGKNAKLTVTLPENGTYTVLANTSSAREMGRYSLQAAVNGGSSTVNGGGSGSTPRPNASQQASGSLPLQIQGSLGANSRVLQSDRSPYQEHTFQGNAGQRVSISLESREFDSYLILLDPDGKKIAENDDASANTMNSALTVTLPSTGTYRIIANTYDSTGRGQYTLSIR